From the Vibrio alginolyticus NBRC 15630 = ATCC 17749 genome, one window contains:
- a CDS encoding 4-hydroxyproline epimerase, producing MRQGTFFCIDAHTCGNPVRLVAGGVPPLEGNTMSEKRQYFLEHYDWIRQALMFEPRGHSMMSGSVVLPPCSDNADASILFIETSGCLPMCGHGTIGTVTTAIENRLITPKKEGRLILDVPAGQIEVHYQTKGDKVTSVRIFNVPAYLAHQDVTVDIEGLGELTVDVAYGGNYYVIVDPQENYAGLEHYSPDEILMLSPKVREAVSRAVECVHPEDPTVCGVSHVLWTGEPTQENATARNAVFYGDKALDRSPCGTGTSARMAQWHARGKLNQGEDFIHESIIGSLFQGRIEGITEVNGKAAILPSIEGWAQVYGHNTIWVDDEDPYAYGFEVK from the coding sequence ATGAGACAAGGAACTTTTTTCTGTATTGATGCCCACACCTGCGGCAACCCAGTTAGGCTGGTCGCAGGCGGTGTGCCTCCACTCGAAGGCAATACCATGAGCGAAAAGCGCCAATACTTTCTTGAGCATTATGATTGGATTCGTCAGGCACTCATGTTTGAGCCTCGCGGACACTCAATGATGTCGGGGTCAGTTGTCTTGCCTCCTTGCAGCGATAACGCAGACGCTTCAATTCTGTTTATTGAAACCAGTGGCTGCTTACCAATGTGTGGCCACGGCACCATTGGAACCGTCACTACCGCTATCGAGAATCGCCTTATCACTCCCAAAAAAGAAGGCCGTTTGATACTTGATGTCCCAGCAGGACAAATCGAAGTGCACTACCAAACAAAAGGTGACAAGGTCACGTCAGTGAGGATATTTAACGTACCAGCTTACCTTGCCCACCAAGACGTAACCGTGGACATAGAGGGCTTAGGTGAGCTCACTGTCGATGTTGCTTATGGCGGAAACTATTACGTAATCGTCGATCCTCAAGAAAACTATGCCGGACTTGAACACTACTCTCCAGATGAAATTTTGATGCTTTCACCAAAAGTTCGCGAAGCGGTATCTCGAGCGGTTGAGTGCGTACATCCAGAAGATCCAACAGTATGCGGTGTTTCTCACGTGCTATGGACCGGAGAGCCCACTCAAGAAAACGCCACCGCTCGAAATGCTGTGTTTTACGGCGACAAAGCGTTGGATCGCTCGCCATGTGGTACGGGTACTAGTGCACGCATGGCGCAATGGCATGCAAGAGGCAAACTCAATCAAGGAGAAGACTTTATTCACGAAAGTATCATCGGCAGCCTATTTCAAGGACGTATAGAAGGCATTACCGAAGTGAATGGCAAAGCCGCTATTTTGCCAAGTATTGAAGGATGGGCACAAGTATACGGTCACAACACAATATGGGTAGACGATGAAGACCCATATGCGTACGGATTTGAAGTGAAGTAA
- a CDS encoding aldehyde dehydrogenase (NADP(+)) codes for MNPQEPTTFYAVNAFTGEPLPIAFPVHGEQEVNQAASAAQNVAREFRQLSNAKRASLLCSIASELEVKSEEIVARAHLETALPEARLSGEIGRTASQLRLFAEVVSSGNHHQAIFDTPNPDRQPLPKPDIRRQQIAIGPVAVFGASNFPLAFSTAGGDTASALAAGCPVIVKGHTAHPGTSQLVAECIEAALEKECLPQAIFTLLQGNKRALGQALVTHPKIKGVGFTGSVGGGRALFNLAQQRPEPIPFYGELGAINPTFILPSAIRANASLAEEFVASMTLGCGQFCTKPGVVFVLNSPETQAFIEIAQGLIRQQSTATLLTQGIRETYESEVDKRASETGINVTRSEQAEVTNVAPALFVTDSKNWRKNPQWEEEIFGPQSLIVICEDFDDMLKLSDSLTGSLTATLHATAEDEEQAKQLLPSLEEIAGRLVFNGWPTGVEVGYAMVHGGPYPASTNSASTSVGAEAIHRWLRPVAYQALPESLLPDSLKASNPLGIQRAIDGSVSQ; via the coding sequence ATGAACCCACAAGAACCAACCACTTTTTACGCAGTCAACGCCTTTACTGGTGAGCCTCTACCTATTGCGTTTCCGGTACATGGAGAGCAAGAAGTTAATCAAGCCGCCTCAGCCGCCCAAAACGTTGCGCGTGAGTTTCGCCAACTAAGCAATGCAAAGCGAGCGAGCTTACTTTGCTCTATCGCCTCTGAATTGGAAGTGAAGAGTGAAGAAATCGTTGCTCGTGCTCATTTAGAAACTGCCCTTCCCGAAGCACGTTTAAGCGGTGAAATAGGACGTACAGCGAGCCAATTAAGACTATTTGCCGAGGTTGTGAGCTCGGGTAATCACCATCAAGCAATTTTCGATACGCCAAACCCAGACCGTCAACCACTGCCGAAACCAGATATTCGTCGTCAGCAAATCGCAATTGGCCCTGTCGCCGTGTTTGGTGCGTCTAATTTTCCGCTCGCATTTTCTACGGCAGGTGGTGATACGGCTTCGGCACTGGCAGCTGGCTGTCCTGTGATTGTAAAAGGCCATACCGCCCACCCTGGCACCAGTCAACTTGTTGCAGAGTGTATTGAGGCTGCACTTGAGAAAGAGTGCTTACCGCAAGCCATCTTCACGCTATTGCAAGGCAACAAACGCGCACTTGGCCAAGCACTCGTTACCCATCCAAAAATTAAAGGGGTTGGGTTTACAGGTTCCGTCGGTGGTGGCCGTGCGCTGTTCAATCTAGCTCAGCAAAGACCAGAGCCAATCCCCTTCTATGGTGAACTAGGGGCTATTAATCCAACATTTATTCTCCCTTCAGCCATACGAGCAAACGCCTCATTGGCTGAAGAGTTTGTGGCTTCTATGACTTTGGGCTGTGGACAATTTTGTACAAAACCAGGCGTTGTATTTGTCTTGAATAGCCCAGAAACGCAAGCCTTTATCGAAATCGCTCAAGGGTTAATTCGACAACAATCAACGGCCACTTTGCTAACGCAAGGAATCCGAGAAACGTATGAATCCGAAGTGGATAAGCGAGCTTCCGAAACAGGCATTAACGTAACTCGTTCTGAACAAGCAGAAGTGACCAATGTCGCACCAGCACTGTTCGTGACGGACAGTAAAAACTGGCGTAAAAACCCGCAATGGGAAGAAGAAATATTCGGTCCTCAATCGTTGATCGTAATCTGTGAAGATTTCGATGACATGTTGAAACTGAGTGATTCACTGACTGGCTCGCTCACCGCAACCCTTCACGCTACCGCTGAAGACGAAGAACAAGCCAAGCAACTGCTTCCAAGTTTGGAAGAAATCGCCGGACGCCTTGTATTCAACGGTTGGCCAACTGGCGTCGAGGTTGGTTACGCTATGGTTCATGGTGGACCCTATCCGGCTTCAACCAATTCTGCCTCAACATCTGTCGGGGCAGAGGCTATTCATCGTTGGTTGCGTCCCGTCGCTTATCAAGCTTTACCAGAATCTTTATTGCCGGATTCATTAAAAGCGTCGAATCCACTGGGTATTCAACGCGCCATAGATGGCAGTGTGTCCCAATAA
- a CDS encoding GntR family transcriptional regulator, with the protein MSQKPVFKTRTQLVEEAIRTQILKGELKTGQPLRQDALAKEFNVSRIPVREALVQLEAQGLVSFEPHKGATVTELSPEKINELFELRAVVECHILERAIQNMTDADLERAREVRERFESVVNSGDEVEEWSNYNYEFHKALYAPANMPETMDVIYNLNTKCDRYIRMQLLFTTGIKKAEEEHLSLFEMCQNRDIEGAKYLLKKHILEAGTAIRNLLLERQNISQ; encoded by the coding sequence ATGTCACAGAAACCTGTTTTTAAAACGCGTACTCAGCTCGTTGAGGAAGCAATTCGAACTCAGATCTTGAAGGGCGAGTTAAAAACTGGTCAACCTTTACGTCAAGATGCGTTAGCAAAAGAGTTTAATGTTAGCCGAATTCCTGTGCGTGAAGCGTTAGTTCAATTGGAAGCACAAGGACTCGTTAGCTTTGAACCTCACAAAGGTGCGACGGTCACTGAGCTATCTCCAGAGAAAATCAATGAGCTATTTGAACTGCGCGCTGTCGTGGAATGCCACATTTTAGAGCGCGCGATTCAAAATATGACAGACGCTGACCTTGAACGCGCGCGCGAAGTTCGCGAACGTTTCGAGTCAGTAGTGAACAGTGGCGACGAAGTAGAAGAATGGAGCAACTACAACTACGAGTTCCACAAAGCCCTATATGCGCCAGCCAACATGCCTGAAACTATGGACGTCATTTACAACCTGAACACAAAGTGTGACCGATACATACGCATGCAGCTATTGTTTACTACAGGCATTAAAAAGGCAGAAGAAGAGCACTTAAGCTTGTTTGAAATGTGCCAAAATCGCGATATCGAAGGCGCCAAGTACCTACTGAAAAAGCACATTCTAGAAGCAGGCACAGCGATTCGAAACCTGCTGCTTGAAAGGCAAAATATCAGCCAGTAA